Proteins from a single region of Bartonella sp. M0283:
- a CDS encoding tetratricopeptide repeat protein — translation MNFDIPLEKAPPPGMKSRPLLNNNAKVLFEQGYQARREGHYQEAIDKLEKASALSPDNPDILRELGMSFMGLGELDRAEPIFRQLLVMVPDDIEAKTGLVKIDYAHNNLEEAKHYTEEILALKPDNEEVKSLQTEVLNAITYQKKLKQIVKVNSVILSPSISDLESTNLNFCKKDYDEVEQIAGSDNFPDTIRETGNYFFKFAPAIGLNAPFRNVADDLAKRGFIFLSMGKVEEAQADFEKALRLAPTLSLAKLGKAAILYWQGDFFAAKEMVDHVISVEPENSVTRDFKFRIDNAIKFSQTENKTDNEKLSVEPSNDVLDSEQKNVGQLYEIGSNERKAQHFDLAKQHFEAALALEPDNADILVQLGLTLLALGDLDAAKENFSRALMIAPDYTDANLGLARIAYWKGELGKAKALCEMALSQSPDNEELTSLLKEIERAIALKIKIAKYGVTGNSSNGMDKDNPHLAESNHLAEQASQIVSSGKNFADAEALYRQALSLTPHNVDLLIKLGNVLSFQKKFAEADKIFDQALEISPDALEASLGKVNVALWQNDYALARRRIDVLLLRYPENEDVALSDAALYMAEHQYRRAITVYNRIIKKNNKNLQAWLGMGDAKRGLLRDREAINDYDQARIIAPDDKEVLERIQRPIRKRWRLDIDSTYSELTAPYKNWREGGLALSYQLSEATILTGRLGLSNRFSMDDQQIELAIAHQFRPTVWAYLSGVVTPDADFLAQYILRAGGSTNIGRLGKVGMLGATLDTKSEWYDNGVVKTITPGLKQTFFKDRMTIFAQWINIIDQKNRHSGGYLFRADTNPFDRFYFNIGYSSTLESSGDILIPTKTIFGNIALDINEDLTIGVNLAKEQRTNAYNRLVYGLNLTRRF, via the coding sequence TTGAATTTTGATATTCCACTTGAAAAAGCGCCGCCACCCGGAATGAAAAGCCGCCCGCTGTTGAATAATAATGCTAAAGTCCTTTTTGAACAGGGCTATCAAGCGCGACGAGAGGGGCATTATCAAGAAGCCATCGATAAACTGGAAAAAGCGTCTGCTTTGTCACCTGACAATCCCGATATTTTGAGAGAATTGGGGATGTCTTTCATGGGGCTCGGCGAACTTGACAGAGCAGAGCCGATATTTCGTCAACTGCTCGTAATGGTTCCCGATGATATCGAGGCAAAAACCGGTTTGGTGAAAATAGATTACGCGCATAACAATCTTGAAGAGGCAAAGCATTACACTGAAGAAATATTGGCATTAAAGCCGGATAATGAGGAAGTGAAGTCACTTCAAACAGAAGTATTGAATGCGATAACTTATCAGAAAAAGCTAAAGCAGATAGTCAAAGTGAATTCTGTTATTCTCTCGCCATCGATATCTGATTTGGAGTCAACAAATCTCAATTTTTGCAAAAAAGACTATGACGAGGTCGAGCAAATTGCAGGATCTGACAATTTTCCCGACACTATAAGAGAGACGGGCAATTATTTTTTTAAGTTTGCTCCCGCTATCGGGTTAAATGCCCCTTTTCGTAATGTGGCTGATGATTTGGCCAAACGTGGTTTCATATTTCTCTCGATGGGCAAAGTGGAGGAAGCTCAAGCAGATTTTGAAAAAGCTCTGCGCCTGGCGCCAACGCTGAGTTTGGCAAAACTGGGAAAAGCCGCAATATTGTATTGGCAAGGTGATTTCTTTGCAGCCAAGGAAATGGTCGATCATGTCATATCGGTAGAGCCGGAAAATTCTGTTACGCGCGACTTTAAATTTCGTATAGACAACGCCATAAAATTTTCACAGACGGAAAATAAAACGGATAATGAAAAGCTTTCTGTCGAACCATCCAATGATGTTTTAGACAGCGAGCAGAAAAATGTGGGTCAGTTATACGAAATTGGCAGCAATGAACGGAAAGCCCAGCATTTTGATCTTGCAAAACAGCATTTTGAAGCTGCTTTAGCTCTCGAACCGGACAATGCGGATATCCTTGTTCAATTGGGGCTTACACTTCTTGCTCTAGGAGATTTGGATGCGGCAAAAGAAAATTTTAGTCGGGCTCTAATGATAGCACCAGATTATACCGATGCGAATTTGGGCTTGGCACGTATCGCCTATTGGAAGGGGGAGCTTGGTAAAGCAAAAGCTCTTTGCGAAATGGCATTGTCGCAGTCACCCGACAATGAAGAATTGACGAGCCTGTTAAAAGAAATTGAACGAGCAATCGCTTTAAAAATCAAAATCGCCAAATATGGCGTTACTGGCAATTCGTCCAACGGGATGGACAAAGACAACCCGCATCTTGCCGAGAGTAATCATCTGGCTGAGCAAGCGTCGCAAATTGTTTCTTCAGGAAAAAACTTCGCTGATGCGGAAGCCCTTTATCGACAGGCTTTATCATTAACGCCTCATAATGTTGATCTGTTAATAAAGCTCGGCAATGTTCTATCATTTCAGAAAAAATTTGCTGAAGCTGATAAAATATTCGATCAGGCTCTCGAAATTTCACCGGATGCTCTCGAAGCCTCACTCGGCAAAGTGAATGTAGCGCTTTGGCAAAATGATTATGCGCTGGCGAGACGCCGTATTGATGTATTGTTGCTTCGTTACCCTGAAAACGAAGACGTGGCTTTGTCCGACGCGGCGCTTTATATGGCTGAACATCAATATAGGCGGGCGATTACCGTCTATAACCGCATTATAAAGAAAAATAATAAAAATCTTCAGGCATGGTTAGGCATGGGGGATGCCAAACGTGGCCTTTTGCGTGATCGGGAAGCTATTAATGATTATGATCAGGCCCGTATAATTGCCCCTGACGATAAAGAAGTTCTCGAGCGTATCCAAAGGCCTATCCGTAAACGGTGGCGTCTTGACATTGATAGTACTTATAGCGAGTTGACTGCACCTTATAAAAACTGGCGGGAAGGTGGCTTAGCGCTTTCCTATCAATTGTCAGAAGCAACGATACTGACCGGGCGGTTGGGTCTTTCCAATCGTTTCAGTATGGATGACCAGCAGATCGAGCTCGCAATTGCCCATCAATTCCGACCGACTGTTTGGGCCTATTTGTCGGGTGTTGTCACACCGGACGCAGATTTTCTGGCACAATATATTTTACGTGCGGGAGGTAGCACCAACATCGGTAGACTGGGAAAAGTCGGCATGCTTGGAGCGACACTCGATACCAAAAGCGAATGGTATGACAATGGCGTAGTCAAAACCATAACGCCCGGCTTGAAGCAAACTTTCTTCAAAGATCGTATGACTATATTTGCCCAATGGATTAATATAATTGACCAGAAGAACCGACATTCGGGCGGTTATCTTTTTCGCGCAGATACTAATCCTTTCGACCGGTTTTATTTTAATATAGGATATTCGAGTACGCTGGAATCGTCAGGTGATATACTTATCCCGACAAAGACGATATTCGGAAATATTGCGTTGGATATAAATGAAGACTTAACAATTGGTGTTAATTTGGCCAAGGAACAACGTACGAATGCTTATAATCGCTTGGTTTATGGTTTGAATTTGACGCGGCGTTTTTGA
- a CDS encoding SDR family oxidoreductase yields MKKTVFVTGATGLLGNNLVRQLLAEGYHVKALVRSRQKANKQFAPHDELDIIQGDMTDVSSFESHLNGCESVFHTAAFFRDNYKGGSHWADLENININGTKSLLDAALKAGVKQFVHVSSIAVLDGEAGTLIDETCDRNIENSDDYYRSKIISERTVREFAALHPTMKCYYILPGWMWGSGDIGPTSAGQLALDVMNGKLPAIVPGTFSVVDARDVAAALIMVTLKGKPGERYLAAGRHIQMKDLVSMIGHYANVKTPTKTMPMPLLYCIAFLQELYRKLTGKPILLSLASVRLMASQYDRTHFSSERYEKILGLQFRPLEKTLADTLSDLKNR; encoded by the coding sequence ATGAAGAAAACAGTTTTCGTAACGGGTGCCACCGGACTATTGGGCAATAATCTGGTTCGTCAATTGCTCGCCGAAGGTTATCATGTCAAAGCATTGGTCCGGTCGCGACAAAAGGCAAACAAGCAATTCGCGCCTCATGATGAACTTGATATCATCCAAGGCGATATGACCGATGTCTCTAGCTTCGAAAGCCATTTGAATGGATGCGAAAGTGTTTTTCACACAGCTGCTTTTTTCCGCGACAATTATAAAGGCGGCAGCCATTGGGCTGATCTCGAAAACATCAATATTAATGGTACAAAATCCCTATTGGATGCGGCCTTAAAAGCCGGTGTCAAACAGTTTGTTCATGTTTCTTCAATTGCAGTTCTTGATGGTGAGGCTGGCACATTGATTGATGAAACATGTGATAGAAATATAGAAAATTCGGATGATTACTATCGGAGCAAAATCATCAGTGAAAGAACAGTCAGAGAATTTGCCGCTCTGCATCCGACGATGAAATGTTATTATATTTTACCGGGGTGGATGTGGGGGTCCGGTGATATAGGGCCTACCTCGGCCGGACAACTTGCGCTTGATGTCATGAACGGGAAATTGCCTGCCATTGTTCCAGGGACCTTTTCGGTCGTTGATGCAAGAGACGTTGCGGCTGCCCTAATCATGGTCACGCTTAAAGGCAAGCCTGGAGAACGTTATCTTGCTGCTGGCCGTCACATTCAGATGAAAGACCTTGTATCCATGATCGGTCATTATGCCAATGTCAAAACGCCAACAAAGACCATGCCAATGCCGCTATTGTACTGCATCGCTTTTTTGCAGGAACTTTATCGCAAGCTTACAGGCAAGCCCATTTTATTATCATTGGCTTCGGTCCGTTTGATGGCAAGCCAATATGATAGAACGCATTTCAGCAGTGAAAGATATGAAAAAATTCTGGGGCTTCAATTCAGACCTTTAGAGAAAACTCTGGCAGATACACTGTCTGATCTGAAAAATAGATAA
- a CDS encoding TetR/AcrR family transcriptional regulator has protein sequence MVKQIKPRKTRLESQQETRQNLLEAARMLFTELGYEATSIRGICDKAGYSQGAFYSNFNNKGEVLLELLEQYKSFEANSRKQLIDDAGDDFEKALTDMILWFERNDQNISHTILFLEMQLHALRHPTFVKTYNNLMDEQKSFYTKLVQHLFAMRNIEPPFDCSIVAEGLMALGANEAVARRLNPKREKQNPFSAYLKLIFQIEEE, from the coding sequence ATGGTCAAACAGATAAAACCGCGTAAAACAAGATTGGAAAGCCAGCAAGAGACACGCCAGAACCTGTTGGAAGCTGCACGCATGCTATTCACAGAATTGGGCTACGAGGCAACCTCCATTAGAGGAATCTGTGATAAAGCGGGCTATTCACAAGGAGCCTTTTATTCCAATTTCAATAATAAGGGCGAAGTTCTTTTAGAGCTTCTCGAGCAGTATAAATCCTTCGAGGCAAATTCACGAAAACAGCTCATTGATGATGCAGGGGATGATTTTGAAAAGGCCCTGACTGATATGATCTTGTGGTTTGAACGTAATGATCAAAATATTTCCCACACAATTCTGTTCCTTGAAATGCAACTTCACGCTTTGCGCCATCCGACATTTGTAAAAACTTATAATAATCTTATGGACGAACAAAAATCGTTCTATACGAAGCTCGTGCAACATCTGTTTGCTATGAGAAATATAGAACCTCCCTTTGATTGCTCGATTGTTGCTGAAGGGTTAATGGCACTTGGGGCTAATGAAGCAGTTGCCAGACGATTGAACCCGAAGCGGGAGAAGCAAAATCCCTTTTCGGCCTATCTGAAATTGATTTTTCAGATAGAAGAGGAATAG
- a CDS encoding ABC transporter substrate-binding protein, whose protein sequence is MMLTQTRRHFLIGASLLPVVCAFPSIAAADEKKPVIWGPPAGPSIVAAYAVKTGMLEDLLPGCQFKVWNNPDQIRAGLGSGSINMAILPSYSGANLYNKGLGVRLANILTDGLLYIVAPKASNIKTLQDLVGKKLAVPFKNDMPDYIMQAILKAYDIKPNAIDIQYTGSLPEAMPLLMIGRVDAAVIVEPAASTVISMSTASPKKIVRALDIQKLWEKVSKTDAIPQAGLVVGKGFEGDEGKDKIKALNACFSDALEKIKADPEKAADEISGLLDFPPRLIAASIAFSHLVVHNASEVKPALETFFNVLIEQNSAILGGKLPDDGFYA, encoded by the coding sequence ATGATGCTTACTCAAACACGCCGTCATTTTTTAATTGGCGCTTCACTTCTTCCTGTTGTTTGCGCATTTCCTTCTATTGCCGCTGCCGACGAAAAAAAACCGGTAATATGGGGGCCTCCGGCAGGTCCTTCTATCGTCGCGGCTTATGCAGTAAAAACCGGCATGTTGGAAGATTTGCTACCCGGTTGCCAATTCAAAGTTTGGAATAATCCCGATCAAATCAGAGCCGGTCTCGGTTCCGGCTCAATCAATATGGCCATTTTGCCGAGTTATAGCGGCGCGAATTTATATAATAAAGGTCTTGGTGTAAGATTGGCGAATATTCTGACAGACGGGCTTCTTTATATCGTTGCACCGAAAGCATCCAACATCAAAACACTTCAGGACCTTGTCGGTAAGAAACTTGCTGTACCATTCAAAAACGATATGCCCGACTATATTATGCAGGCAATTTTAAAAGCCTATGACATCAAGCCGAATGCAATCGACATACAATATACGGGGAGCCTCCCCGAAGCTATGCCGCTTCTCATGATCGGACGTGTCGATGCGGCAGTCATTGTGGAACCTGCTGCCTCTACAGTGATTTCCATGAGCACGGCATCCCCTAAAAAAATTGTTCGGGCTCTCGATATTCAAAAACTTTGGGAAAAAGTTTCGAAAACCGATGCTATTCCGCAAGCCGGACTTGTTGTTGGCAAAGGTTTCGAAGGCGACGAAGGAAAAGACAAAATAAAAGCGCTCAATGCATGTTTTTCTGATGCACTTGAAAAAATTAAAGCTGACCCCGAAAAAGCAGCCGACGAGATCAGCGGTCTTCTCGATTTTCCGCCGCGCCTGATAGCCGCATCCATCGCTTTCAGTCATCTTGTTGTTCATAATGCAAGCGAAGTGAAACCGGCGCTGGAAACATTTTTCAATGTTCTTATCGAACAAAATTCTGCAATTTTGGGCGGCAAACTGCCTGATGATGGATTTTATGCCTGA
- a CDS encoding ABC transporter permease yields MHLRKTISHLVSLGNYFWGGFAGLAGCFCFFAFWQLAHELYGSYVLPSPQQTLQAMVLLVQTDKFVEMAKITAERSFAGFIIAASIGILGGVLCGYSFAAIRLMRPIIIILLGVPPIGWIVLALIWFENGGGSVIMTIAVASFPLIFFNSVQAIATRDRSLDDMARAFNIGIFKRFRTITFPQMVSYIFPALSLSAGSAWKVAVMAELLSYSGGLGGLLFEARSTFDVPEVTAIIMIIVCFALITEFGIIHPIREFFESWRHASEPWGVKK; encoded by the coding sequence ATGCATTTACGTAAGACCATTTCCCATCTTGTGTCGCTTGGAAACTATTTCTGGGGAGGCTTCGCAGGGCTTGCCGGTTGCTTCTGTTTTTTTGCCTTCTGGCAGTTGGCTCACGAGCTTTATGGCAGTTATGTGCTCCCCTCTCCGCAACAAACTTTGCAAGCAATGGTCTTGCTTGTCCAAACGGACAAATTTGTCGAGATGGCGAAAATAACGGCCGAACGTTCATTTGCAGGTTTTATCATTGCTGCTTCGATCGGAATTCTCGGTGGCGTATTGTGCGGTTATTCATTTGCGGCAATCCGTCTGATGCGGCCGATCATTATCATTCTTCTCGGCGTGCCTCCAATCGGTTGGATTGTGCTTGCGCTCATCTGGTTTGAAAACGGTGGTGGCTCGGTTATCATGACGATTGCTGTTGCGTCCTTTCCGCTCATTTTTTTCAATAGCGTTCAGGCAATTGCCACGCGTGACCGGTCACTCGACGATATGGCGCGTGCTTTTAACATCGGTATATTCAAGCGATTTCGTACAATCACATTTCCGCAAATGGTGTCCTATATTTTTCCGGCCTTGTCGCTTTCGGCCGGAAGTGCCTGGAAAGTCGCCGTGATGGCTGAACTTTTGAGCTATTCCGGCGGGCTGGGTGGCCTACTTTTTGAAGCACGCAGTACTTTTGATGTTCCTGAAGTAACGGCCATTATCATGATCATCGTGTGTTTTGCTCTTATAACCGAATTCGGGATTATTCATCCTATCCGCGAATTTTTTGAAAGCTGGCGTCATGCATCCGAGCCTTGGGGCGTAAAAAAATGA